Proteins encoded within one genomic window of Microtus ochrogaster isolate Prairie Vole_2 linkage group LG4, MicOch1.0, whole genome shotgun sequence:
- the Dpf1 gene encoding zinc finger protein neuro-d4 isoform X12, whose product MGPGVFRSVSVLSVTTSNLRHSQVPGSCLPGSTLPRPRVRRGGRRGEVKVVLAGLPFADQWERAAGGGCWASPCQPLLIVARSLLARPRSLGEDFYREAIEHCRSYNARLCAERSLRLPFLDSQTGVAQNNCYIWMEKTHRGPGLAPGQIYTYPARCWRKKRRLNILEDPRLRPCEYRIDCEVPLKKEGGLPEGPVLEALLCAETGEKKVELKEEETIMDCQKQQLLEFPHELEVEDLEEDIPRRKNRAKGKAYGIGGLRKRQDTASLEDRDKPYVCDICGKRYKNRPGLSYHYTHTHLAEEEGEEHTERHALPFHRKNNHKQLGGGGDR is encoded by the exons ATGGGTCCCGGTGTGTTTCGATCTGTTTCTGTGTTGTCTGTGACGACTTCTAACCTGAGACACAGTCAAGTTCCAGGTAGCTGCCTCCCCGGCAGCACCCTGCCCCGCCCCCGGGTccggaggggtgggaggaggggggaggtgaaggtggtcctggctggcctacCCTTTGCGGACCAGTGGGAACGGGCAGCTGGGGGAGGGTGCTGGGCCTCCCCGTGCCAGCCCTTGCTGATAGTCGCCCGCTCGCTGCTCGCCCGCCCCCGCAGCCTCGGCGAGGACTTCTACCGCGAGGCCATCGAGCATTGCCGCAGCTACAACGCGCGCCTGTGCGCCGAGCGCAGCCTGCGTCTGCCCTTCCTCGACTCGCAGACCGGTGTGGCCCAGAACAACTGCTACATCTGGATGGAGAAGACTCACCGCGGGCCTG GTTTGGCCCCGGGACAGATCTACACTTATCCTGCCCGCTGTTGGAGGAAGAAACGGAGGCTCAACATCCTGGAGGACCCCAGGCTGCGGCCCTGCGAGTACAGGATCG ATTGTGAGGTACCCTTGAAGAAGGAGGGTGGCCTTCCGGAAGGGCCAGTCCTTGAGGCTTTGCTGTGTGCTGAGACAGGAGAGAAGAAGGTCGAGCTGAAGGAAGAGGAGACCATTATGGACTGTCAG AAACAGCAGTTGCTGGAGTTTCCGCATGAACTCGAGGTAGAAGACTTGGAGGAAGACATTCCCAGGAGGAAGAACAGGGCCAAAGGAAAG GCGTATGGCATTGGAGGTCTTAGGAAACGCCAGGACACCGCTTCCCTGGAGGACCGAGACAAGCCGTACGTCTGTGATA TCTGTGGGAAGAGGTATAAAAACCGTCCAGGGCTCAGCTACCACTACACCCACACCCACCTggctgaggaggagggggaggagcacACTGAGCGCCACGCCCTGCCTTTCCATCGGAAAAACAACCATAAAC AGCTTGGAGGTGGGGGTGATCGAtga
- the Dpf1 gene encoding zinc finger protein neuro-d4 isoform X9 codes for MGGLSARPTAGRTDPAGTCWGQDPGSKMATVIPGPLSLGEDFYREAIEHCRSYNARLCAERSLRLPFLDSQTGVAQNNCYIWMEKTHRGPGLAPGQIYTYPARCWRKKRRLNILEDPRLRPCEYRIDCEVPLKKEGGLPEGPVLEALLCAETGEKKVELKEEETIMDCQKQQLLEFPHELEVEDLEEDIPRRKNRAKGKAYGIGGLRKRQDTASLEDRDKPYVCDICGKRYKNRPGLSYHYTHTHLAEEEGEEHTERHALPFHRKNNHKQFYKELAWVPEAQRKHTAKKAPDGTVIPNGYCDFCLGGSKKTGCPEDLISCADCGRSGHPSCLQFTVNMTAAVRTYRWQCIECKSCSLCGTSENDDQLLFCDDCDRGYHMYCLSPPMAEPPEGSWSCHLCLRHLKEKASAYITLT; via the exons ATGGGCGGCCTCAGCGCCCGCCCGACCGCTGGGAGGACCGACCCGGCAGGGACCTGCTGGGGGCAGGACCCGGGGAGCAAGATGGCCACGGTCATCCCCGGCCCCCTGAG CCTCGGCGAGGACTTCTACCGCGAGGCCATCGAGCATTGCCGCAGCTACAACGCGCGCCTGTGCGCCGAGCGCAGCCTGCGTCTGCCCTTCCTCGACTCGCAGACCGGTGTGGCCCAGAACAACTGCTACATCTGGATGGAGAAGACTCACCGCGGGCCTG GTTTGGCCCCGGGACAGATCTACACTTATCCTGCCCGCTGTTGGAGGAAGAAACGGAGGCTCAACATCCTGGAGGACCCCAGGCTGCGGCCCTGCGAGTACAGGATCG ATTGTGAGGTACCCTTGAAGAAGGAGGGTGGCCTTCCGGAAGGGCCAGTCCTTGAGGCTTTGCTGTGTGCTGAGACAGGAGAGAAGAAGGTCGAGCTGAAGGAAGAGGAGACCATTATGGACTGTCAG AAACAGCAGTTGCTGGAGTTTCCGCATGAACTCGAGGTAGAAGACTTGGAGGAAGACATTCCCAGGAGGAAGAACAGGGCCAAAGGAAAG GCGTATGGCATTGGAGGTCTTAGGAAACGCCAGGACACCGCTTCCCTGGAGGACCGAGACAAGCCGTACGTCTGTGATA TCTGTGGGAAGAGGTATAAAAACCGTCCAGGGCTCAGCTACCACTACACCCACACCCACCTggctgaggaggagggggaggagcacACTGAGCGCCACGCCCTGCCTTTCCATCGGAAAAACAACCATAAAC AGTTTTACAAAGAATTGGCCTGGGTCCCTGAGGCACAGAGGAAACACACAG CCAAGAAAGCACCAGACGGCACTGTCATCCCCAATGGCTACTGTGACTTTTGCCTGGGGGGCTCCAAGAAGACTGGCTGTCCCGAGGACCTCATCTCCTGTGCAGATTGTGGGCGATCAG GGCATCCCTCGTGTTTACAGTTCACGGTGAACATGACCGCAGCTGTGCGGACCTACCGCTGGCAGTGCATTGAGTGCAAGTCCTGCAGCCTGTGTGGTACCTCGGAGAATGAC GACCAGTTGCTGTTCTGTGATGACTGCGATCGGGGCTACCACATGTACTGCCTAAGCCCTCCCATGGCGGAGCCCCCGGAAG GGAGCTGGAGTTGCCACCTCTGTCTTCGGCATTTGAAAGAGAAGGCTTCTGCCTACATCACCCTCACTTag
- the Dpf1 gene encoding zinc finger protein neuro-d4 isoform X7 — protein MGGLSARPTAGRTDPAGTCWGQDPGSKMATVIPGPLRCLGEDFYREAIEHCRSYNARLCAERSLRLPFLDSQTGVAQNNCYIWMEKTHRGPGLAPGQIYTYPARCWRKKRRLNILEDPRLRPCEYRIDCEVPLKKEGGLPEGPVLEALLCAETGEKKVELKEEETIMDCQKQQLLEFPHELEVEDLEEDIPRRKNRAKGKAYGIGGLRKRQDTASLEDRDKPYVCDICGKRYKNRPGLSYHYTHTHLAEEEGEEHTERHALPFHRKNNHKQFYKELAWVPEAQRKHTAKKAPDGTVIPNGYCDFCLGGSKKTGCPEDLISCADCGRSGHPSCLQFTVNMTAAVRTYRWQCIECKSCSLCGTSENDGASWAGLTPQDQLLFCDDCDRGYHMYCLSPPMAEPPEGSWSCHLCLRHLKEKASAYITLT, from the exons ATGGGCGGCCTCAGCGCCCGCCCGACCGCTGGGAGGACCGACCCGGCAGGGACCTGCTGGGGGCAGGACCCGGGGAGCAAGATGGCCACGGTCATCCCCGGCCCCCTGAGGTG CCTCGGCGAGGACTTCTACCGCGAGGCCATCGAGCATTGCCGCAGCTACAACGCGCGCCTGTGCGCCGAGCGCAGCCTGCGTCTGCCCTTCCTCGACTCGCAGACCGGTGTGGCCCAGAACAACTGCTACATCTGGATGGAGAAGACTCACCGCGGGCCTG GTTTGGCCCCGGGACAGATCTACACTTATCCTGCCCGCTGTTGGAGGAAGAAACGGAGGCTCAACATCCTGGAGGACCCCAGGCTGCGGCCCTGCGAGTACAGGATCG ATTGTGAGGTACCCTTGAAGAAGGAGGGTGGCCTTCCGGAAGGGCCAGTCCTTGAGGCTTTGCTGTGTGCTGAGACAGGAGAGAAGAAGGTCGAGCTGAAGGAAGAGGAGACCATTATGGACTGTCAG AAACAGCAGTTGCTGGAGTTTCCGCATGAACTCGAGGTAGAAGACTTGGAGGAAGACATTCCCAGGAGGAAGAACAGGGCCAAAGGAAAG GCGTATGGCATTGGAGGTCTTAGGAAACGCCAGGACACCGCTTCCCTGGAGGACCGAGACAAGCCGTACGTCTGTGATA TCTGTGGGAAGAGGTATAAAAACCGTCCAGGGCTCAGCTACCACTACACCCACACCCACCTggctgaggaggagggggaggagcacACTGAGCGCCACGCCCTGCCTTTCCATCGGAAAAACAACCATAAAC AGTTTTACAAAGAATTGGCCTGGGTCCCTGAGGCACAGAGGAAACACACAG CCAAGAAAGCACCAGACGGCACTGTCATCCCCAATGGCTACTGTGACTTTTGCCTGGGGGGCTCCAAGAAGACTGGCTGTCCCGAGGACCTCATCTCCTGTGCAGATTGTGGGCGATCAG GGCATCCCTCGTGTTTACAGTTCACGGTGAACATGACCGCAGCTGTGCGGACCTACCGCTGGCAGTGCATTGAGTGCAAGTCCTGCAGCCTGTGTGGTACCTCGGAGAATGAC GGTGCCAGCTGGGCGGGTCTCACCCCCCAGGACCAGTTGCTGTTCTGTGATGACTGCGATCGGGGCTACCACATGTACTGCCTAAGCCCTCCCATGGCGGAGCCCCCGGAAG GGAGCTGGAGTTGCCACCTCTGTCTTCGGCATTTGAAAGAGAAGGCTTCTGCCTACATCACCCTCACTTag
- the Dpf1 gene encoding zinc finger protein neuro-d4 isoform X6 has product MGPGVFRSVSVLSVTTSNLRHSQVPGSCLPGSTLPRPRVRRGGRRGEVKVVLAGLPFADQWERAAGGGCWASPCQPLLIVARSLLARPRSLGEDFYREAIEHCRSYNARLCAERSLRLPFLDSQTGVAQNNCYIWMEKTHRGPGLAPGQIYTYPARCWRKKRRLNILEDPRLRPCEYRIDCEVPLKKEGGLPEGPVLEALLCAETGEKKVELKEEETIMDCQKQQLLEFPHELEVEDLEEDIPRRKNRAKGKAYGIGGLRKRQDTASLEDRDKPYVCDICGKRYKNRPGLSYHYTHTHLAEEEGEEHTERHALPFHRKNNHKQFYKELAWVPEAQRKHTAKKAPDGTVIPNGYCDFCLGGSKKTGCPEDLISCADCGRSGHPSCLQFTVNMTAAVRTYRWQCIECKSCSLCGTSENDGAGVATSVFGI; this is encoded by the exons ATGGGTCCCGGTGTGTTTCGATCTGTTTCTGTGTTGTCTGTGACGACTTCTAACCTGAGACACAGTCAAGTTCCAGGTAGCTGCCTCCCCGGCAGCACCCTGCCCCGCCCCCGGGTccggaggggtgggaggaggggggaggtgaaggtggtcctggctggcctacCCTTTGCGGACCAGTGGGAACGGGCAGCTGGGGGAGGGTGCTGGGCCTCCCCGTGCCAGCCCTTGCTGATAGTCGCCCGCTCGCTGCTCGCCCGCCCCCGCAGCCTCGGCGAGGACTTCTACCGCGAGGCCATCGAGCATTGCCGCAGCTACAACGCGCGCCTGTGCGCCGAGCGCAGCCTGCGTCTGCCCTTCCTCGACTCGCAGACCGGTGTGGCCCAGAACAACTGCTACATCTGGATGGAGAAGACTCACCGCGGGCCTG GTTTGGCCCCGGGACAGATCTACACTTATCCTGCCCGCTGTTGGAGGAAGAAACGGAGGCTCAACATCCTGGAGGACCCCAGGCTGCGGCCCTGCGAGTACAGGATCG ATTGTGAGGTACCCTTGAAGAAGGAGGGTGGCCTTCCGGAAGGGCCAGTCCTTGAGGCTTTGCTGTGTGCTGAGACAGGAGAGAAGAAGGTCGAGCTGAAGGAAGAGGAGACCATTATGGACTGTCAG AAACAGCAGTTGCTGGAGTTTCCGCATGAACTCGAGGTAGAAGACTTGGAGGAAGACATTCCCAGGAGGAAGAACAGGGCCAAAGGAAAG GCGTATGGCATTGGAGGTCTTAGGAAACGCCAGGACACCGCTTCCCTGGAGGACCGAGACAAGCCGTACGTCTGTGATA TCTGTGGGAAGAGGTATAAAAACCGTCCAGGGCTCAGCTACCACTACACCCACACCCACCTggctgaggaggagggggaggagcacACTGAGCGCCACGCCCTGCCTTTCCATCGGAAAAACAACCATAAAC AGTTTTACAAAGAATTGGCCTGGGTCCCTGAGGCACAGAGGAAACACACAG CCAAGAAAGCACCAGACGGCACTGTCATCCCCAATGGCTACTGTGACTTTTGCCTGGGGGGCTCCAAGAAGACTGGCTGTCCCGAGGACCTCATCTCCTGTGCAGATTGTGGGCGATCAG GGCATCCCTCGTGTTTACAGTTCACGGTGAACATGACCGCAGCTGTGCGGACCTACCGCTGGCAGTGCATTGAGTGCAAGTCCTGCAGCCTGTGTGGTACCTCGGAGAATGAC GGAGCTGGAGTTGCCACCTCTGTCTTCGGCATTTGA
- the Dpf1 gene encoding zinc finger protein neuro-d4 isoform X8, protein MGGLSARPTAGRTDPAGTCWGQDPGSKMATVIPGPLSLGEDFYREAIEHCRSYNARLCAERSLRLPFLDSQTGVAQNNCYIWMEKTHRGPGLAPGQIYTYPARCWRKKRRLNILEDPRLRPCEYRIDCEVPLKKEGGLPEGPVLEALLCAETGEKKVELKEEETIMDCQKQQLLEFPHELEVEDLEEDIPRRKNRAKGKAYGIGGLRKRQDTASLEDRDKPYVCDICGKRYKNRPGLSYHYTHTHLAEEEGEEHTERHALPFHRKNNHKQFYKELAWVPEAQRKHTAKKAPDGTVIPNGYCDFCLGGSKKTGCPEDLISCADCGRSGHPSCLQFTVNMTAAVRTYRWQCIECKSCSLCGTSENDGASWAGLTPQDQLLFCDDCDRGYHMYCLSPPMAEPPEGSWSCHLCLRHLKEKASAYITLT, encoded by the exons ATGGGCGGCCTCAGCGCCCGCCCGACCGCTGGGAGGACCGACCCGGCAGGGACCTGCTGGGGGCAGGACCCGGGGAGCAAGATGGCCACGGTCATCCCCGGCCCCCTGAG CCTCGGCGAGGACTTCTACCGCGAGGCCATCGAGCATTGCCGCAGCTACAACGCGCGCCTGTGCGCCGAGCGCAGCCTGCGTCTGCCCTTCCTCGACTCGCAGACCGGTGTGGCCCAGAACAACTGCTACATCTGGATGGAGAAGACTCACCGCGGGCCTG GTTTGGCCCCGGGACAGATCTACACTTATCCTGCCCGCTGTTGGAGGAAGAAACGGAGGCTCAACATCCTGGAGGACCCCAGGCTGCGGCCCTGCGAGTACAGGATCG ATTGTGAGGTACCCTTGAAGAAGGAGGGTGGCCTTCCGGAAGGGCCAGTCCTTGAGGCTTTGCTGTGTGCTGAGACAGGAGAGAAGAAGGTCGAGCTGAAGGAAGAGGAGACCATTATGGACTGTCAG AAACAGCAGTTGCTGGAGTTTCCGCATGAACTCGAGGTAGAAGACTTGGAGGAAGACATTCCCAGGAGGAAGAACAGGGCCAAAGGAAAG GCGTATGGCATTGGAGGTCTTAGGAAACGCCAGGACACCGCTTCCCTGGAGGACCGAGACAAGCCGTACGTCTGTGATA TCTGTGGGAAGAGGTATAAAAACCGTCCAGGGCTCAGCTACCACTACACCCACACCCACCTggctgaggaggagggggaggagcacACTGAGCGCCACGCCCTGCCTTTCCATCGGAAAAACAACCATAAAC AGTTTTACAAAGAATTGGCCTGGGTCCCTGAGGCACAGAGGAAACACACAG CCAAGAAAGCACCAGACGGCACTGTCATCCCCAATGGCTACTGTGACTTTTGCCTGGGGGGCTCCAAGAAGACTGGCTGTCCCGAGGACCTCATCTCCTGTGCAGATTGTGGGCGATCAG GGCATCCCTCGTGTTTACAGTTCACGGTGAACATGACCGCAGCTGTGCGGACCTACCGCTGGCAGTGCATTGAGTGCAAGTCCTGCAGCCTGTGTGGTACCTCGGAGAATGAC GGTGCCAGCTGGGCGGGTCTCACCCCCCAGGACCAGTTGCTGTTCTGTGATGACTGCGATCGGGGCTACCACATGTACTGCCTAAGCCCTCCCATGGCGGAGCCCCCGGAAG GGAGCTGGAGTTGCCACCTCTGTCTTCGGCATTTGAAAGAGAAGGCTTCTGCCTACATCACCCTCACTTag